In the genome of Terribacillus sp. FSL K6-0262, one region contains:
- a CDS encoding GtrA family protein encodes MLKRTRTQILQFTSIGVLNAAVDLAVLNILLLIWPTKDNLLLLLFNTISYLVCIWNSYYWNTRYTFRSQKKSNMAEKGLFFAQALIALVISNLVFIAGLSVLRAITFISIPAYIEHNAAKGAAMFLSSSSSFLFMKYIVFKRKK; translated from the coding sequence ATGTTAAAACGGACCCGGACCCAAATCCTGCAATTCACCTCTATTGGCGTACTGAATGCAGCAGTCGATTTGGCTGTGCTGAATATATTGCTACTCATTTGGCCGACAAAGGATAATCTTTTACTGTTACTATTCAATACGATCAGCTATTTGGTATGTATCTGGAATAGTTACTATTGGAATACGAGATATACCTTCCGCAGTCAAAAAAAATCAAACATGGCCGAGAAAGGCTTGTTCTTTGCGCAAGCCTTGATTGCGTTAGTAATCAGCAATCTTGTCTTCATTGCCGGTCTTTCCGTCCTGAGAGCCATCACTTTCATTTCGATCCCGGCATATATAGAGCACAATGCAGCAAAAGGGGCGGCAATGTTCCTTTCTTCCTCCAGCAGCTTCTTGTTCATGAAATACATTGTGTTCAAAAGAAAAAAATAG